A stretch of Paenibacillus mucilaginosus 3016 DNA encodes these proteins:
- a CDS encoding flavin-containing monooxygenase, with amino-acid sequence MTQEIIYDSVVIGGGQSGLASAWFLQREGLDFVVLEQSGNLGSWAHYYDSLQLFSPARYSSLPGYPFPGDPEKYPSRDEVVQYLRAYADHFQFPVRYHTRVERVEKKGELFRLTTAGQEILQTRSVLCASGPFRKPYLPSLPGMKQFQGTVLHSLHYRHAEEYRGRSIAVVGAGNSAVQIAYELAQLAEVTLATRRPVQFTPQVFLGRDIHYWTHLLRLDQSRLGKWLLQSRSSGVLDTGRYKAAIEAKTLRQRPMFQSFGERGVYWEDGSYEDLDTVIFATGFVPSFPYLIDPGVLDESGSPIHKHGISLNCKGLYFVGLPWQSSLASATIRGAGPDAKTVVQELLLHLNVAPSPFQKRSCCQSGRKTPLRL; translated from the coding sequence ATGACGCAGGAAATCATCTATGACTCCGTCGTTATCGGAGGAGGGCAGTCCGGGTTGGCTTCCGCCTGGTTCCTGCAGCGGGAGGGACTGGACTTCGTGGTCCTCGAGCAAAGCGGGAATCTCGGATCCTGGGCTCATTATTATGACAGCTTGCAGCTGTTCTCCCCTGCACGGTACTCCTCTCTCCCGGGATATCCCTTCCCGGGGGACCCGGAGAAATACCCCAGCCGTGATGAAGTCGTTCAGTATCTCAGAGCCTACGCCGATCACTTCCAATTCCCGGTCCGTTACCATACCCGTGTAGAGCGTGTCGAAAAGAAAGGGGAGCTGTTCCGCCTCACCACAGCCGGCCAAGAGATCCTGCAGACACGCTCGGTCCTATGCGCCTCGGGCCCTTTTCGGAAGCCCTACCTTCCTTCCCTTCCCGGGATGAAGCAATTCCAGGGGACTGTCCTGCATTCGCTCCATTACCGTCATGCGGAAGAGTACCGCGGCCGCAGCATCGCCGTGGTGGGTGCCGGAAACTCTGCTGTCCAAATCGCATACGAGCTGGCCCAGCTTGCTGAGGTGACGCTTGCCACAAGAAGGCCGGTCCAGTTCACTCCGCAGGTATTCCTGGGCAGAGACATTCACTATTGGACTCATCTGCTCCGGTTAGATCAGTCCCGATTGGGCAAATGGCTGCTCCAAAGCCGGTCTTCCGGCGTACTGGACACCGGAAGGTACAAGGCAGCTATCGAAGCTAAGACACTGCGGCAGCGCCCCATGTTTCAGAGCTTTGGCGAGAGAGGCGTCTATTGGGAGGATGGCTCATATGAAGACCTGGATACCGTTATCTTTGCTACCGGATTTGTTCCCAGCTTCCCCTACCTCATCGATCCCGGCGTTCTGGATGAGAGCGGATCGCCTATTCACAAGCATGGAATCTCGCTGAACTGCAAGGGTCTCTACTTCGTGGGCCTTCCCTGGCAAAGCTCCCTCGCCTCCGCGACGATAAGAGGAGCCGGTCCCGATGCCAAGACGGTTGTACAGGAGCTGCTGCTGCACTTAAACGTAGCCCCATCTCCCTTTCAAAAGAGAAGCTGCTGCCAATCAGGAAGGAAAACTCCGCTGCGCCTATAA
- a CDS encoding ArsI/CadI family heavy metal resistance metalloenzyme, with protein MRMHVALNVRNLEASLSFYTKLFHAEPAKVKENYAKFELDEPPLHFSLNVRPYADQGVLNHLGFQVSRKEDVLAAKERLESAGLFSVDEMDTTCCYAVQDKIWVTDPEGNAWEVFYTKADAEFESADARSLPSPSVCCTPIPQEKEPAAEAAASSGCCADSLRAPQEASAPSVGGSCGCSR; from the coding sequence ATGAGAATGCATGTCGCGCTTAACGTCAGGAATCTGGAGGCCTCCCTTTCATTCTACACCAAACTGTTCCATGCGGAGCCGGCCAAAGTCAAAGAGAACTATGCCAAGTTTGAACTGGATGAGCCGCCCCTTCACTTCTCCTTGAACGTCCGTCCGTATGCGGATCAGGGGGTGCTCAACCACCTTGGATTCCAGGTCAGCCGCAAGGAAGATGTGCTCGCCGCCAAAGAAAGACTGGAGAGCGCCGGGCTGTTCTCTGTCGATGAGATGGATACAACCTGCTGCTATGCCGTACAGGATAAAATTTGGGTCACGGACCCGGAAGGCAACGCCTGGGAAGTCTTCTACACCAAAGCGGATGCCGAATTCGAGTCGGCGGACGCTCGTTCCCTTCCCTCACCCTCCGTATGCTGCACTCCGATCCCCCAGGAGAAGGAGCCGGCCGCTGAAGCTGCGGCTTCCTCCGGTTGCTGTGCCGATTCCCTGCGAGCTCCACAGGAAGCCTCTGCACCGTCGGTTGGGGGCAGCTGCGGCTGTTCCCGATAA